In Prosthecochloris sp. GSB1, the following proteins share a genomic window:
- a CDS encoding cation:proton antiporter domain-containing protein, with protein sequence MTNIVFLDIALVVIVSTILGWLALLGRQPIIIAYIVAGVILGPWGLKYVTEIEFINEASDIGITLLLFLAGLALHPRKLMELFSKTFPLTLLTSALFAMIAGGILYSLGSSVSESAITAAAMMFSSTILVVKLMPTISLHQKHMGAVAISVLIMQDILAVLTISFINGGSDSSLGGWFLSIAIGIVLTAAAIVVEQYVIRKMMVQVQRYNELLNLLALAWCFALALLGEMIGMSHEIGAFIAGVSLARGPLSNYLGENLKFLRDFFLVLFFFTLGAKLDFALLGNVLWPAVIISGVLLLIKPLVFRYAFSLTGETQKLSREMGFRLGQNSEFSLIIAILAAESGMISATTSQLIQLVAIITMTISSYLVVFLFPTPLGTSRPLKID encoded by the coding sequence ATGACAAACATCGTATTCCTCGATATAGCCCTGGTGGTCATCGTTTCAACGATTCTCGGCTGGCTCGCCCTTCTCGGCAGGCAGCCGATCATCATCGCCTACATCGTCGCCGGAGTGATCCTGGGCCCGTGGGGATTGAAGTATGTCACTGAAATCGAGTTCATTAACGAAGCCTCGGATATCGGCATCACGCTGCTCCTCTTTCTGGCCGGACTCGCCCTCCACCCGCGGAAACTCATGGAACTTTTCAGCAAGACCTTTCCGCTGACCCTGCTGACAAGCGCGCTTTTCGCCATGATCGCCGGCGGTATTCTCTATTCACTGGGGAGTTCCGTATCCGAATCGGCCATTACCGCCGCGGCGATGATGTTTTCGAGCACGATCCTGGTGGTCAAGCTCATGCCGACCATTTCGCTACACCAGAAACACATGGGCGCCGTCGCCATCTCGGTGCTCATCATGCAGGATATCCTGGCGGTGCTCACGATCAGCTTCATCAACGGCGGCAGCGACTCATCCCTCGGGGGGTGGTTTCTAAGCATAGCGATAGGCATCGTCCTGACGGCGGCCGCCATCGTCGTCGAACAGTACGTCATCCGCAAGATGATGGTTCAGGTACAGCGCTACAACGAGCTGCTCAACCTCCTGGCCCTGGCATGGTGCTTCGCGCTGGCGCTGCTCGGCGAAATGATCGGCATGAGCCATGAAATCGGGGCATTCATCGCCGGAGTCTCGCTGGCGAGAGGCCCGCTGTCGAACTACCTGGGAGAAAACCTGAAATTCCTGCGGGACTTTTTTCTTGTGCTCTTCTTTTTTACCCTCGGGGCGAAACTGGATTTCGCGCTCCTCGGGAACGTTCTCTGGCCTGCCGTGATTATTTCCGGCGTGCTGCTCCTCATCAAGCCGCTGGTGTTCCGCTACGCCTTCAGCCTGACGGGTGAAACCCAGAAACTCAGCCGCGAAATGGGATTCAGGCTTGGACAGAACAGTGAATTTTCATTGATTATCGCAATTCTTGCCGCGGAGAGCGGCATGATCAGCGCAACGACCTCCCAGCTCATCCAGCTCGTGGCCATCATCACCATGACCATCTCTTCCTACCTGGTCGTCTTCCTCTTCCCGACCCCGCTCGGGACCTCCCGACCATTGAAGATAGACTGA